GCCGTTTATGCCTAAAGCAATATCTAAAGATAAACAGCCGGTAGGTACGGCATCAACGTCAGATTTTCTGGCGTCGCCAAATCTCATAATCGCGCCTTCGCCGTATTTTTCTTTGATTTGCTCTATGGCAGTCTCGGCCGCCTGCATTTTTTCTTCAGCTTCGCTTTTGTCTTTGTCAGCCTTAATTTTAGTTTCCATATTAATGATTAATTTAATAAATTAAAAGAGGTACAAAACCCCCTATTATCTATATAATAGACTATTTTAAATCGGTTGGCAATAAAGTAATAATTTTTGTCATTTAACCAAGACCTGCCTAATGACAGTGCTGCCGCGGCCCTGCTTTTTGTTGGCGGTTATGGTTATAATATTAATGCCATTTTTTAGGCTGATAGTCTGGGAAAAGCCGCCGTTTTTATCGGTTAAGACGGTTTGGCCGTTAATTGTTAAGCTGGCTTCGGCTTCAGTTTGGCCGGTGATTTGCAAAGAAGTTTGGCCGGTGATTAAATCGGCCGCCGGACTATTTATAATTAGCAACGGGGGCGAGATTATTTTATTAACGCGGTAGCCCAGATAAATAAAGCAAACGCAGATAATTAAAAAAATTAAAACGTTCTTTAAAATTTTAGGCATGGCTAAAAGATAGCGTTTTTTTACAACCTGTTTTGAAAATAATTCTTTTTGCCTTTTAGGCTCGATGATGTTAGTTTCAGTTTCGTAATCCTCGGCCAGTTTTTTATAGTCCAAGCCTAAAAAAAGCGCGTATTCGCGCAAAAAGTTCTTTCCGTAAACTCCGTGAGGCAGTTGATCGTATTCGCCTTTTTCCAAAGCAGTTAAATATTTTTCGTTGATGTTTAATTTTTTAGCAATTTGGGAGAGCTTTAGTTTTTTGGCTTGCCGGGCGCTTCTTAGTTGTTCGGAAACCATCTCGGAGTCCAGATAGATTTTATTGGATTTAAATAGAGACATTGGTTGTTTATTTAAACCATCCAGACGTGAACCAATTTGAACCAGTTATACCTAAAGACTTAAAAATAAAATATATAATGGTATAGCTGGTAAAAACGATAGCTAGGCCGATAACCGCGCCGATTAAAGTCTGCTTGCCTCGAGCTACCATTTCGGCTTTGCCTCCGGAAAGCATCATCATCAGTCCGCCGGCCACAAAAGCCAAAAGCGATAGCGAGCCGACAATGCCTAAAATAATACCGGAAATACTGACTGCAATTCTAGTAAAATCATTTAGCTGGCAATTACCAGAATCAATACAGCCTTCACTGTATTTTGTTTTATCTAAAAGCGACTCAGCATTTACAGTTAAAATGCCGATAGCAAAAACATTGATCAGCAGCAAAAGTATAATAGAAATTTTAAAAATGTTTTTCATTCATTTTTTTGTCATTGCGAGCTTCTGCAAGAAGCGAAGCCCGCCCGCCGCGCAAGCCAGCTTGCTGACGTTGCGGGCGCGGCAATCTCGCGAATGACTTATTAAATTATAGTTGCTATATTTTATAAATGAATATGTCTGTGAGATTGCTTCGTCGCCCCGCCAAG
This genomic window from Patescibacteria group bacterium contains:
- a CDS encoding helix-turn-helix domain-containing protein, which gives rise to MSLFKSNKIYLDSEMVSEQLRSARQAKKLKLSQIAKKLNINEKYLTALEKGEYDQLPHGVYGKNFLREYALFLGLDYKKLAEDYETETNIIEPKRQKELFSKQVVKKRYLLAMPKILKNVLIFLIICVCFIYLGYRVNKIISPPLLIINSPAADLITGQTSLQITGQTEAEASLTINGQTVLTDKNGGFSQTISLKNGINIITITANKKQGRGSTVIRQVLVK